CTTGGTCTTTCGGCGGGGGAGTCTCTCACTCCCCTTACGTTACTCATGTCAGCATTCGCACTTCTGATACCTCCACCACCCCTCACGGGTATGGCTTCATCAGCTTACAGAACGCTCCGCTACCGCTCGTGATTGCTCACGAACCCTAAGCTTCGGTGTATGGCTTTAGCCCCGTTACATTTTCGGCGCAAAGACCCTTATTTAGACCAGTGAGCTGTTACGCTTTCTTTAAATGATGGCTGCTTCTAAGCCAACATCCTGGTTGTTTTGGGATCCTCACATCCTTTCCCACTTAGCCATAACTTGGGGACCTTAGCTGTAGGTCAGGGTTGTTTCCCTTTTCACGACGGACGTTAGCACCCGCCGTGTGTCTGCCGACTAGTACTCCCAGGTATTCGGAGTTTGGTTAGGTTTGGTAATCCGGTGAGGACCCCTAGCCCATCCAGTGCTCTACCCCCTGGGGTATTCGGTCGACGCTCTACCTAAATAGATTTCGCGGAGAACCAGCTATTTCCGAGTTTGATTGGCCTTTCACCCCTAGCCACAAGTCATCCCGAACTATTGCAACAGTTATGGGTTCGGTCCTCCAGTAAGTGTTACCTTACCTTCAACCTGCTCATGGCTAGATCACTCGGTTTCGGGTCTAATGCGACGAACTGAACGCCCTGTTCAGACTCGCTTTCGCTGCGCCTACACCTACCGGTTTAAGCTTGCTCGTCACACTAAGTCGCTGACCCATTATACAAAAGGTACGTGGTCACCCTTGCGGGCTCCCACTGTTTGTAGGCAATCGGTTTCAGGTACTCTTTCACTCCCCTTGTCGGGGTGCTTTTCACCTTTCCCTCACGGTACTAGTTCGCTATCGGTCATGCACGAGTACTTAGGCTTGGAGGGTGGTCCCCCCAATTTCAGACAGGATTTCACGTGTCCCGCCTTACTCGAGGACGATTGATTGCATTACGCGTACGGGGCTGTCACCCACTATGGCCCTACTTTCCAGAAGGTTCCGCTTGTCTCTCAATCGCCACTGGCCTGGTCCGGGTTCGCTCGCCACTACTTCCGGAGTCTCGGTTGATGTCCTTTCCTACGGGTACTTAGATGTTTCAGTTCCCCGCGTTCGCCACTTTATCCCTATGTATTCAGGATAAGTTACCTATTATCGATACTTGGAAACCACAGCAGCAAGTCGGCCTTGCGACCTTCTGGCTGCTCTGATTTTCCAAGCACCTTAGGTGGGTTTCCCCATTCGGAAATCTACGGATCAAAGGGTATTCGCACCTCCCCGTAGCTTATCGCAGCGTATCACGTCCTTCATCGCCTGTGCATGCCAAGGCATCCACCAATTGCCCTTAAGACACTTGATCGTTCTCATTGCCAATGCCCACCCGCGCGATTTCGAAGAAATCGTCGCTTCAGCCAAACCCTTGCGGGATTAGCCCAAGCGCGATCTCGAAGAGATCGTCGCATAAGCGCAATCCTGTGCGGGATTGTCGCTCGATGTCATTGGCACAAAAAGACCAGCTTCTCGAGATCGGTTCGAGGGCGCGGTTAGGCAAACCCATCATATGCCGGAGATTGAGCGTCTCCAGCGACAAATCATCAGTCTTGTGACCAATGAAGTTCGAACAAATCTTCTCTTTACGATGTCAAACAGAACAGGCGGGAAGCTTTGACGCTTTCCGCAAACTCTTTTTACGAATGACTTTGTCTCTCATCTCTACTCGACACCAGGGCAACAATCCTGCCGATTGCGCTCGCCAGAACCGCAACGCGGTGGCTGAAGCGACAATCCTAGGGATTGCGCAAGTGGTGGAGCCGGACGGGATCGAACCGACGACATCCTGCTTGCAAAGCAGGCGCTCTCCCAGCTGAGCTACGGCCCCTGATAGTGTCCGGCGTCGACCGGCAGTGACAACCCTTCGGGTTGCACTGGTGATGGTGGGCCTGGGAGGACTTGAACCTCCGACCTCACGCTTATCAAGCGCGCGCTCTAACCAACTGAGCTACAAGCCCTAAAGACCGCGCTCCGCCAGTAACGAGCTGGTGACCCCGAGGTGAAGCCTCGCAAGGCCGCCAAATCCAACTGACCGGTGGCCGTCGCGGCTCGTGCCGCGCCCTCGCGGAGCGCCAGCAGCCCAAAGGGCTGCGGTACGGCGCGTGAGCGCTGATCCAAAGTCATTCGCTGAAGAAAGAGAAACGAAGGCGGCAGACCCGCTTAAGGTATGCGCGGCGTCAAGAGTGACTCTCTTGCGCCTTGTTCCAAGAGAACCGAAAGAGGTCTTTGCCCCACCCTTAAGCTCCTCGGCAAAAGCCTCGTCGCTGATGGGGACCCCATTAGGGTTCTTCCTTAGAAAGGAGGTGATCCAGCCGCAGGTTCCCCTACGGCTACCTTGTTACGACTTCACCCCAGTCGCTGACCCTACCGTGGTCGCCTGCCTCCTTGCGGTTAGCACAGCGCCTTCGGGTAAAACCAACTCCCATGGTGTGACGGGCGGTGTGTACAAGGCCCGGGAACGTATTCACCGCGGCATGCTGATCCGCGATTACTAGCGATTCCAACTTCATGCACTCGAGTTGCAGAGTGCAATCCGAACTGAGATGGCTTTTGGAGATTAGCTCGACCTCGCGGTCTCGCTGCCCACTGTCACCACCATTGTAGCACGTGTGTAGCCCAGCCCGTAAGGGCCATGAGGACTTGACGTCATCCCCACCTTCCTCTCGGCTTATCACCGGCAGTCCCCTTAGAGTGCCCAACTGAATGCTGGCAACTAAGGGCGAGGGTTGCGCTCGTTGCGGGACTTAACCCAACATCTCACGACACGAGCTGACGACAGCCATGCAGCACCTGTCACCGGTCCAGCCGAACTGAAGGTTTCCATCTCTGGAAACCGCGACCGGGATGTCAAGGGCTGGTAAGGTTCTGCGCGTTGCTTCGAATTAAACCACATGCTCCACCGCTTGTGCGGGCCCCCGTCAATTCCTTTGAGTTTTAATCTTGCGACCGTACTCCCCAGGCGGGAAGCTTAATGCGTTAGCTGCGCCACCGACAAGTAAACTTGCCAACGGCTAGCTTCCATCGTTTACGGCGTGGACTACCAGGGTATCTAATCCTGTTTGCTCCCCACGCTTTCGCACCTCAGCGTCAGTACCGGACCAGTGAGCCGCCTTCGCCACTGGTGTTCCTCCGAATATCTACGAATTTCACCTCTACACTCGGAATTCCACTCACCTCTTCCGGACTCGAGATACCCAGTATCAAAGGCAGTTCCGGGGTTGAGCCCCGGGATTTCACCCCTGACTTAAGTATCCGCCTACGTGCGCTTTACGCCCAGTAATTCCGAACAACGCTAGCCCCCTTCGTATTACCGCGGCTGCTGGCACGAAGTTAGCCGGGGCTTCTTCTACGGTTACCGTCATTATCTTCACCGTTGAAAGAGCTTTACAACCCTAGGGCCTTCATCACTCACGCGGCATGGCTGGATCAGGCTTGCGCCCATTGTCCAATATTCCCCACTGCTGCCTCCCGTAGGAGTCTGGGCCGTGTCTCAGTCCCAGTGTGGCTGATCATCCTCTCAGACCAGCTATGGATCGTCGCCTTGGTAGGCCATTACCCCACCAACTAGCTAATCCAACGCGGGCTCATCCATCTCCGATAAATCTTTCTCCATAAGGACGTATACGGTATTAGCTCCAGTTTCCCGGAGTTGTTCCGTAGAGATGGGTAGATTCCCACGCGTTACTCACCCGTCTGCCGCTCGTATTGCTACGCGCTCGACTTGCATGTGTTAAGCCTGCCGCCAGCGTTCGTTCTGAGCCAGGATCAAACTCTCAAGTTTAGTAAGACTTTGATTTGGCTTATTTGGTCACGCATGAATCGACGAGAACATTCACACCTAGGCAACTTAATGCCTTGGTAGACTTATTCTCACGAAACGTGATCCGCCAAAGTCTCGTTCGAACCAATTACCCCTGGCGGAGTAAGAGGCTCAGCAGGACTCTGCCGCCCACGTTTCTCTTTCTTCATTATTCAATTGTCAAAGAACAGACACCGCTTCACGCAATGTCGTGACCCCTTACGCTTTTGGCTTCGGGGCCGGTCGAGTGTCGCTCACGCGGCTCTCTTGAATTTCGCTGAGGGCAGTCTTAGAAGCAAACTTCTTCGTCGCCAGCGGCGCACCGCCCTCGTTCGTGAGGCGTATATAGTCGCCGCCAACCAGAACTGTCAACACCACTCGACCAAGTTTTTTCGATTTCTCGTGGGGATATCCACGGGGCCGAAATTCGTGAGTTGGCTTGGCTGAATTCTGGCCGGAATTCCGGTGCCGGCATTCCGGTGATGCGCGTCACAACCTCGGCTCCGAGCGTGTACGGAGGCTCTGAAATTGCGTGTCGCGGCTAGTCACCTGAATCTGAAGTTCGGTTCATTGTCTTCTGGCAGAAGCGCTTGACCGACGCGAGGATTTGGTCGGCGGATTTGACCCATTTGTATGGGGTCGGGTTCTCGTTGTGGGTTTCGATGAAGGCGTCGATATCAGCTTCCAGTTCTGCGGTGGAACGGTGTACGCCGCGCTGCAACTGCTTTCGCGTCAGCTCTGCGAACCACCGCTCGACCTGATTGATCCAGGATGCCGACGTTGGCGTGAAGTGAACATGCCAGTGTGGACGGCGCGCGAGCCAAGCCTTGATCCTCGGCGTCTTGTGGGTCGCATAGTTGTCCATCACCAGATGCACGTCCGGGCCATTGGGCATTTCGGTGTCGATCCGCTTCAGGAAGTCGAGGAATTCGGTGGCCCGGTGACGCTTGTAGCAATGACCTATCACCGCCCCAGTGGCAACATCGAGCGCGGCGAACAGAGAAGTCGTGCCGTTGCGAACATAAGTATGAGTACGCCGTTCGGCGACGCCCGGTGCCATAGGCAGAACCGGCTGCTCGCGATCCAATGCCTGGATTTGCGATTTCTCATCCACGCATAGCACGATCGCCCGGTCCGGTGGTGACATATAGAGGCCGACGATGTCCTGCACCTTATCAACGAAGAGCGGATCGGAGGAAAGCTTGAATGTCTCGGTACGATGCGGCTGCAGGCCCAAACGCGGTCCAGATCCGACGGATGGTGGTATGAGAAAGGCCGCGGTCGGCTGCCATCGAACGGATGGACCAGTGCGTGGCATCCTTGGGAGTGGTGTTCAACGTACGCTCGACGACCTGAGCAACCTGGGCATCGGAGACAGTTCGCGGTCGACCGGTACGATATTCATCTGTCAGCCCTTCAATACCATCCTGTACGAACCGACGGCGCCACTTGCCAACCGTGTGCTCGTGAACACCCAGGCGTTCGGCAACGTCTTTGCTTTGCAAACCCTGCGCGCACAGCAAGACCATCCGGCATCGATCCGACAAGGAGCGCGGCGCCTTATGCCGGCGCACCTGAGATTCGAGGAAACCTCTATCCGCGTCGCTTAGAACGACAAGGTCCGCCTGCCTGCCAGCCATGAATCAAACTCCTGCTCTTGTGACAGAAGCCAAACAAAATGAAGCTTACTTTTGTTCCAGGGGACTAGCGGGATCTCGACTGTCACGCCTCCGGATCCCGCGGATCAGAGCCGTTCCTCAAGCAATTCCGGAGTGATGTTGCGGCCGGAATAGAAGATGCCCAGGATCAGCACCCGCCCACCCTCGACGGCGAAAGCGATACTGACGGCGCGCCGGTAGCCGATGATCCGCAGCCCAGGCATGGTTTCGAGCCGTTCGGTGCCTCGCTGTGGAAAAGTCGATAGGCCCAGGCAGTGATAGCGGATACCCACAACGAAATTCCAGGCGATCGCGGGCGACGCACGCTCGGCTATCGTCATGGAGCTGTTCCAGCTCGGCTTCCGCGCTGGGGTGGAAAACAATCCAATACTCCATCCCCTACTTGGCTTTCGCCTGCTTCGCACGATGACGCGCCTCGAGCCGGGAGAAAACCGTCTCGGCAGGAATACCCTTCGCCGGATCCTGCTGGAGCTCGGTCAGCCGCGCCGGGATCTCCTCGCGCAGCCACTTTTCCCGCTCCGCCTCGAAATCCTCGAGCATGCGCAGGCCGGCGCGAACAACCTCACTGGCATTGTTGTAGCGGCCTGATTCGAGTTGCTTCCTGATGAAGCGTTCGTAATGGTCGTTCAGAGCGTAATTGGGCATGGCAACCTTATGGAGAGAAGGTGGGTCGCAGGAAGATAGCAATAGATGTCAACAATTGCCAGAATTGGCCGGTCTTGCCGCGCTCTGCCTTTGATTCGATCGCCTCGCGGGGACAGGCCACGTCGCAGTGCGTCGACATCCACGTCGCCGTCGACCCGAACATGACGGCCACCGCCGAATTCGATCTTGATGATGCCACTCTTCCGACGCCGGCGCCCTAGTTTCGGCGGCGTTTCCATCACCGGCGGCGCTGCCGCAGCCGGCACATCGCGACCGGCACTAACTGCGAAGTGCCCGCTTCCGACCGAGCGCACAGGTCTTTGCGCCACCGAAAGAGCTGGCTCACATGAATGCCAGCGGAGCACGCGACTTCCGACGCCGCCACGCCGGCCTCCAACGACGTCGCAACCAGCCGCCTCTTCTCGTCGCGCGACCAGCGCCGCCGCCTCTCGACAGATGTGATGATCACCTCCGTCCGCGACATTGTCATAGGGCTACTCCTAGGATTGTCCCTAGGATTTCCGATGTTCGCCCTCAGCCGACAAGGCGGCTCTCACCGGATGGATACCTTTCCCCTCATTGGTGACCATCATCGGCTCCCAGATCAAACCGGCCGCCGGCTTGGTGCCATGCCATGCGGGCTATTTGATTTGGCTTTGGGGGTTCGATTGCCAGCGTTGATCCGGTTGCGGGGGCCAGGTCGGCATAGCAAAACGGCCCGCTGGTTTGAACCAAGCGGGCCGTTTATGATTTGGTTGCGGGGACAGGATTTGAACCTGTGACCTTCAGGTTATGAGCCTGACGAGCTACCGGGCTGCTCCACCCCGCGTCAACGCTGAGCAAGCGTTTGCTTGCGTAGTCTGCGATCGCCTGGGCGATTGCGTTACCTGACGATTGCGTTTTGCAATTGCCTTTTTTGGTTTTGCCAATGGAAAGGGCCGCGTTAGCGGCCCGAGGTTTCCCGTTGGCGGGCCATGTTCAGAGAAGATTTCCACACATTGATCCAAAAATCATTTTTGATTTTTGGAAAGCACGATGTGCGGATCAAACGTGCGTTTAGCAGACCTGGCAGCGACCTACTCTCCCGCGTCTTGAGACGAAGTACCATCAGCGCTGGAGCGTTTCACGGCCGAGTTCGGAATGGGATCGGGTGCAGCCGCTCCGCCATAACCACCAGGTCGGCAAAACGCACGTTATTCGAGAAGCTGGGTTAGGGGATTAGGCAGCAGGGAATAGTGAGTAGGAGATACCTGCTCGCCATCCGGCTGTGCCGTTGCCTGTCTTTCCGTGCCAAGGCGATGCTTTTGCAGGTTGCTTCGGGCAAAGCCCGCAAGCGCGACTGCGCGTCGCCGGTTTTCCGGCGCCCTCGCGGAGCATAGGCCCCAGAGGGGCCGCTCATGCGTGAGCGCTGGTAAGACCATCTGACTATGTCAGATGGGCATAAGGAATGAGAACGATCAAGCCGATCGAACTATTAGTACCGGTAAGCTTCAAGCGTTGCCGCTCTTCCACACCCGGCCTATCAACGTGGTCGTCTTCCACGGTTCTCAGGGAATACTCGTTTTAAGGTGGGTTTCCCGCTTAGATGCCTTCAGCGGTTATCCCGTCCGGATATAGCTACCCTGCTATGCGGCTGGCGCCACAACAGGTCCACCAGAGATCCGTCCATCCCGGTCCTCTCGTACTAGGGACAGATCCTTTCAATATTCCTACACCCACGGCAGATAGGGACCGAACTGTCTCACGACGTTCTGAACCCAACTCACGTACCGCTTTTAAATGGCGAACAGCCATACCCTTGGGACCTGCTCCAGCCCCAGGATGCGATGAGTCGACATCGAGGTGCCAAACAACCCCGTCGATATGGACTCTTGGGGGTCATCAGCCTGTTATCCCCGGCGTACCTTTTATCCGTTGAGCGATGGCCCTTCCACGCGGGACCACCGGATCACTATGACCGACTTTCGTCTCTGCTCGACTTGTCAGTCTCGCAGTCAGGCAGGCTTATGCCATTGCACTCAGCGAACGATTTCCGACCGTTCTGAGCCCACCATCGCGCGCCTCCGTTACTCTTTAGGAGGCGACCGCCCCAGTCAAACTACCCACCATACATTGTCCCGGACCCGGATAACGGGCCGCGGTTAGACATCCATAGTGATAAGGGTGGTATTTCAAGGGTGGCTCCACCTGAGCTGGCGCCCAGGTTTCAAAGCCTACCACCTATCCTACACATGCCACTACGAATGCCAATGTAAAGCTATAGTAAAGGTGCACGGGGTCTTTCCGTCTAACCGCAGGAACCCCGCATCTTCACGGGGAATTCAATTTCACTGAGTCTATGCTGGAGACAGCGGGGAAGTCGTTACGCCATTCGTGCAGGTCGGAACTTACCCGACAAGGAATTTCGCTACCTTAGGACCGTTATAGTTACGGCCGCCGTTTACTGGGGCTTCGATTCAGAGCTTGCACCCCTCCTCTTAACCTTCCAGCACCGGGCAGGCGTCAGACCCTATACGTCGCCTTGCGGCTTCGCAGAGCCCTGTGTTTTTGATAAACAGTCGCTACCCCCTGGTCTGTGCCACCCTCCTCTGCTTGCGCAGAAAAGGGTCACGCTTCTTCCGAAGTTACGCGTGCAATTTGCCGAGTTCCTTCAGCATAGTTCTCTCAAGCGCCTTGGTATACTCTACCAGACCACCAGTGTCGGTTTCGGGTACGGTCTATAAGGAGGAGCTATTTCCTGGAACCACTCCGCTGCCCGTTCAATCCGATAAGATTGGACAACTTGTGTGATCCGTCACTACCTCCAGGCCCACGAATATTAACGTGGTTCCCATCGACTACGCGTTTCCGCCTCGTCTTAGGGGCCGGCTAACCCTGCTCAGATTAACTTTAAGCAGGAACCCTTGGTCTTTCGGCGGGGGAGTCTCTCACTCCCCTTACGTTACTCATGTCAGCATTCGCACTTCTGATACCTCCACCACCCCTCACGGGTATGGCTTCATCAGCTTACAGAACGCTCCGCTACCGCTCGTGATTGCTCACGAACCCTAAGCTTCGGTGTATGGCTTTAGCCCCGTTACATTTTCGGCGCAAAGACCCTTATTTAGACCAGTGAGCTGTTACGCTTTCTTTAAATGATGGCTGCTTCTAAGCCAACATCCTGGTTGTTTTGGGATCCTCACATCCTTTCCCACTTAGCCATAACTTGGGGACCTTAGCTGTAGGTCAGGGTTGTTTCCCTTTTCACGACGGACGTTAGCACCCGCCGTGTGTCTGCCGACTAGTACTCCCAGGTATTCGGAGTTTGGTTAGGTTTGGTAATCCGGTGAGGACCCCTAGCCCATCCAGTGCTCTACCCCCTGGGGTATT
The genomic region above belongs to Mesorhizobium sp. B4-1-4 and contains:
- a CDS encoding type II toxin-antitoxin system ParD family antitoxin — its product is MPNYALNDHYERFIRKQLESGRYNNASEVVRAGLRMLEDFEAEREKWLREEIPARLTELQQDPAKGIPAETVFSRLEARHRAKQAKAK
- a CDS encoding transposase, producing the protein MTMSRTEVIITSVERRRRWSRDEKRRLVATSLEAGVAASEVACSAGIHVSQLFRWRKDLCARSEAGTSQLVPVAMCRLRQRRR